In the genome of Monodelphis domestica isolate mMonDom1 chromosome 2, mMonDom1.pri, whole genome shotgun sequence, one region contains:
- the LRIF1 gene encoding ligand-dependent nuclear receptor-interacting factor 1, translating into MSNLPRVVLKPPEDVSGSAAPPCIAGCMYQVVQTTGLDGKNLLKLLPIPNSSGNLMPLVQSSVTSDTSNGNISNPVHVTIQTQLASSPANASIQFPVFQTTNSGNYILSRAVDKSENVRVASVGKESLTSSCSTVQNNAMKVERLALQKIAVSPATPQSDTTYMLVNTKNLPVTVKSPVLPYGHHLQIPANAEVKSVPASSLPPPIQQKILAAAATNTSGTTEASKVPTVIYVSPVNTVKSVVSKTYKNICPKPPNPTEPAKSMVLNTSQTSVKNPGTDVSNNEGQQSRDAPMKWVVRENPQSTPCLVPVKSSNNMASKILKTLMDMKNVETGSLNMSSLCSSTSSGTQAKITPIKDNALVMFNGKVYLLAKKGSEVLPSQTDQQNSAAPDASPRKDTSQISNSSSITNEVVNIVLAKNKTAPQKETKLLSDTQLASEPAPNLEKNNKVECASLSALNPQHAKQPISHVEQCNTVPIKLNLPDVISPVQNAIKETSINHTKEAGSADDPTITSQHCVPTHQEPKNQGEMALVLETHFQSRSQKESCRREYAELRKKFGITKDLKVNLTRILAFDSTTSLYSPSSLTNSVSSKESEIIVDLTTGNDEESQELILQQDLDKKRKAKTVIMEDNTKKKKSGNDGSTSGLIGTDSTSPQILNSISPDSALSLHSSNLIGYTKFSEENSSELELPNQDGLDRSTDSPASASFEQDPPDSQDCYIDDSFPTTLPELDETIRDEKIKRLKQLLKEREAALEEIRKKMQQS; encoded by the exons tattgcAGGCTGCATGTACCAAGTAGTTCAGACGACTGGCCTGGATGGAAAAAATCTTCTGAAATTGCTTCCAATTCCCAATTCCTCTGGAAATCTTATGCCACTAGTTCAATCTTCAGTCACATCTGATACTTCAAATGGGAATATATCAAATCCAGTTCATGTTACTATTCAGACTCAACTTGCTAGCTCTCCTGCAAATGCATCCATTCAATTTCCTGTTTTTCAGACAACCAATTCTGGAAATTATATCCTTTCAAGAGCAGTTGATAAATCTGAAAATGTTAGAGTAGCTTCTGTGGGGAAAGAAAGTTTGACTTCTTCATGTTCAACAGTTCAGAATAATGCTATGAAAGTTGAAAGACTGGCCTTGCAAAAAATTGCCGTTTCTCCTGCAACTCCTCAAAGTGATACAACATACATGTTAGTAAATACTAAGAACCTGCCAGTGACTGTAAAGTCTCCTGTATTACCTTATGGGCACCATTTACAGATTCCAGCTAATGCTGAAGTAAAATCTGTACCAGCATCATCTTTGCCACCTCCAATTCAGCAGAAGATACTTGCAGCTGCAGCTACAAATACCTCAGGAACAACAGAAGCTTCAAAAGTACCAACTGTTATTTATGTGTCTCCAGTAAATACAGTAAAAtctgtagtttctaagacctatAAAAATATTTGTCCCAAGCCTCCAAATCCTACAGAACCTGCAAAGTCCATGGTTCTAAACACTTCACAAACATCAGTAAAAAATCCTGGTACAGATGTATCTAATAATGAAGGCCAGCAATCTCGAGATGCACCAATGAAATGGGTTGTACGAGAAAATCCACAGTCTACCCCATGTCTTGTTCCTGTCAAGTCTTCAAACAACATGGCTTCAAAGATCTTAAAAACATTGATGGATATGAAGAATGTTGAAACTGGTTCTCTGAATATGTCATCATTATGTTCAAGCACTTCAAGTGGGACTCAAGCAAAAATTACTCCCATTAAAGATAATGCTTTGGTTATGTTTAATGGGAAAGTCTATCTCTTGGCTAAGAAGGGGTCAGaagttttgccatcacaaacTGATCAACAGAATTCTGCTGCTCCTGATGCTTCACCAAGAAAAGACACATCACAGATATCTAATTCCAGTTCAATCACTAATGAGGTTGTAAATATTGTCTTGGCAAAAAATAAGACTGCCCCCCAGAAGGAGACAAAGTTACTTTCGGATACACAACTTGCTTCTGAACCTGCTCCAAatctagagaaaaataataaagtggagtgtGCTTCTCTTTCTGCCCTGAACCCACAGCATGCTAAGCAGCCCATTAGCCATGTAGAGCAGTGTAATACTGTGCCCATAAAACTAAACTTACCAGATGTGATCAGTCCTGTACAGAATGCCATAAAAGAGACGAGTATCAACCACACGAAAGAGGCAGGTTCTGCTGATGATCCAACCATTACATCCCAACACTGTGTTCCCACACATCAAGAACCAAAG aACCAGGGTGAGATGGCACTTGTTTTGGAGACACATTTTCAAAGCAGAAGTCAAAAGGAATCATGTCGGAGGGAGTATGCTGAATTAAGAAAGAAATTTGGTATCACAAAAGATTTGAAAGTGAACCTTACCCGAATTCTTGCATTTGACTCCACAACAAGTTTATATTCCCCTAGCAGTTTGACAAACAGTGTTTCTTCTAAAGAGTCAGAGATTATTGTGGATCTAACAACTGGGAACGATGAAGAGAGCCAGGag CTTATATTACAACAGGACttggataagaaaagaaaagcaaaaactgtGATTATGGAGGACAATACCAAGAAGAAGAAATCTGGGAATGATGGGAGCACATCTGGGCTCATAGGAACTGATAGCACCAGTCCTCAAATTCTTAACAGTATTTCACCTGACTCAGCTTTATCACTACATAGTAGTAACCTCATTGGTTACACCAAGTTTAGTGAAGAGAATTCTTCTGAGCTAGAACTACCTAATCAAGATGGTCTTGACAGAAGTACAGATAGTCCGGCATCTGCTTCTTTTGAACAAGACCCTCCAGACAGTCAGGACTGTTATATTGATGATAGTTTCCCTACAACATTGCCAGAATTGGATGAAACtataagagatgaaaaaataaaaagacttaaGCAACTattgaaagaaagagaagcagcTCTTGAAGAAATTCGTAAAAAGATGCAACAAAGTTAA